The genomic window CAAAAAATTGGCACAAAATATTCGCACCAAAAAAAATAGACATGGCAATATGGGCAAAATATCactaatatttttaggaaaatcctGATATTTTAGGAAAATCTTGAAATTTCATCGAAAAGAATCAACAGTCTAAGCGGGAGacactttctaaaaaaatcaccatttttttccaaaaacccatttaaaaaaaaaatatttgtgtttttttaatttattttttattttaaatttatatcacccttttattttatattattcttttatttttaattatctttcatatttatcttattaatcatattttaaaaatttactatcacttcactttaatttttatatttatctttctaatttcaattaatttgataaaataaattattaatataatttttaataattttaattatttaaataaattaatgttaatgacaaaaaaatttgtcatcacaaatgttaacaaaattttggaaattaaaccccaaataaaatattttatgtaaattaatttaatttttatttaaaatgtaataaaacatattttaataaaagtagttttaaaattttaaaataaataaatataatatattaaaagaatataaatataataaaagtatttacaaaataactttaagtatttttatttattttattatttttaaaagtttttttttaagtatttttataaatttttatctcatcaatatttttatcaaaatatctataaatattttcaatatatttataaaatccaaatatatctataaaatccaatatatatcaataaaatctaataacgatatattcatatttatccATATTTCAAGTTATCATCCTTATCAACAATTACAACTAATTGACACATCATGAGTGGATCCAAGTGGATCCTGCTATATCTTGGGTTTCCAAGGCACGTAAGGCTCCCCACACCTCTCCACAACTCAAGAAGTAAAGAAAGTGGATTAATATATACGCCCATACGTCCATTCCTTTTCAAGGTGAGATTgatattttccttccttttcacTTCAAAAACTCGCATACACTTTACCAAGTACCAACATCTCTCAACCTAAATGTTTCTAGGAAGAATGACAGCCATGAGTGAAACCGGTGCAAGAAAACTTGCAGTAATGGTTATAACGCTTATCTTGCTTGCAGCAGCAGTCGCACAGGCTGATACAGATTGCAGTAGCAAATGTGCGAGACAATGCAGTTATAGTCTCTTCCCCACTACTTGTCTCCAGGGTTGTTTCAAAAAATGCAAACATTCTTTCTCTGTTGCCCTCTTTGGCATCGGCTGTACTTTTGGCTGCACAAATTCAAAGTGCGCCCATCTTGGCTCTGGTAtatgatctctctctctcactatATATCCTCATGTGTGTGTGAACTAATTTGAAGAAGCATTGTGAAAAACTTATCCTTTTTTTAGGCGAACACCGCTTAGTTTTCAGAAAGATCAATCATCCATATTGAATTATATGGACCCCAATTTACTATGCTAATAAGAGTTTCTCCCTATATTGGCAGTGTGGCAGATGTTGATAAACTGGTTGGGTGCGTGGACTCATGCTCCAAGAAATGCAGCAGGAATCCCTCTCCTTAGAAGTCCCATATGCACAGACTGGGAAGAAAGCATATATTAGTAAAGCGATGTCGTTCTGAATCCTTTATTTTTCCACAATCAAAATGACttccttttagtttttttttcaatcaaaatgaGGTTATTTTGTATGTCTATTTTTGTCGAAGGtttgaatattgaaaattttagctTAACAATCAAATCGAAATTGTTTTGGAGTTACTAAGGTTTGGTTTaggaaaagttttcaaaaacagttctaaaaagtaatttttagattcgtttttgaaaattgttttatgatgttatataaaacaaaagtatatttaaaaacctaaaatgttcttaatttgtttttatgtttttaaatatgttttaaaaatattcctaaatcattaaagttgaagaagaaagaCAACTTTTAGAGGAATACAACATATTATTCTTATCttcaattgatttatttttctcatatatgTTTCATGTCCtctattttggtttatttttcaactacttttttttgttgaaattataaaataggGAAAGTGattattgagagaaaaaaaaaaagcaagaaaattagttgaaaaaTAAAGCACATGAAACAtacatgagaaaaataaattatctgaAGATGAGAATAACCTTTTTTATTCTTCCAAAAAGTTGTATTTTTTCTTCAACTTCAATGATTTAGGGTTTGATCAACTAACTTGCAATGCATAAATATTGtgagagaagaaaataagatgttttttaGGGATTGAGATTAAGAATAAAGAGCAATTGACCTGAGATGGAGAGTTTACAAATAGAGAAAGAGGCTTTAAAACTAAGAGTTCGTGGATAtagctttttatttttgaaaaaatatatttagggTTATGTtgatagtattttaaaataCCATCAATCTCATTTAGTGTCAACATTGTCCTATATTTTCTATGTTGATGCAATTTCACTTCTTGTCAACATTAATCATCAacaaagccttttttttttttcttttggtgccttttttttcctcccatattttttatattcaaaacaaaaaatataaatggaacTTCATTCtataacaaaaatttagaactcaaaactATTTTTCCACCATGAGATAAAACAGACCATTCAAGGATAAAGATCCTTATTTAGATCCAATTGGTAACTTAAGAGTTGGTTTCAATTGTGTGGAATCTAATAGTGGAGGATTCATGGGTTTGTTTCAACTATTTAAACCAATAATTCAAGGATTCAAGGCTTTGTTTCAACTGTCCATATCCTATAACTCAAAGCCTGTATCAAATTGCATACAATAaaattttagcaaaaaaaaaaaaaaaagggggcatTTATGGGCCAAAATGGTGGTAGGAGATTCGTGGCAATGGCTATGATGTTGATGATCATTGTAGGAGTAGTAGAGACATCATATACTTGCACTACAAAATGCTTTGCTAGGTGCAAGAATACTCCATTTTCTGTTGTGTGTCTCCATGGATGTTCTAAAAATTGTCAacattctttctcatttgcCCGCTTTCATTATACTCTAGGTTGCACAGGTTACAACTGCAATAAATTTGGCTTTGGTATGAATACTCTACCACTAAGACTGAAGACTTAGGGGCATACCATCTTCAAATGCTAGATGGCGTACCCCTGCTTTGCCCATGGAATGTAGCCAATTTAAAGCAGTACTATCAATAAAGTTTgcttacaaaaataatatataagggACAAATGGCTAAAGCAAGTacattcaaattaataaaaaaaacattcattGTATTTACAGATTTAGCAGTCTAGGCCACAACCGGCCAGAATAAATAAATACAGAAAAATCAAGCCCTCTCGCTTGAGAGATCGCCTCCTTAAACATGTCATCCTCCTTGGGTAGGGCCGCCTAGAAACTCGTCCTCGTCATCGGAAGAGAAGCTGAGACCATCTTAGGCGATGTCATGCTTCTTCATACAACATTGATATTCATTGAAGAACATGTCATCCACCTGTTTTTGGTAGTTTGCCTTCAAGTCTTCCTTTTGAGCGAAAAACCCCGCCTAGAGATCCTATAGCTCTTGTCTTAGCCGGGCAGCCTTCTTATCAGAAGCCATAACTTCTTTCTCTTTAGCCAACCAACGAGCTTTAGCCTAAACTGCTTCTTTCTCTCCTCGGCCTTCCTTAGCATACCGGCTCCTTTTTTAGCAAGCTTCTAAGCAACAACGACCTTGCTCTTCGTCGTCTCCAAGCTGGCGAGGAGATCCTCATTCTCGTCCATGTTATGAGTAACATATGCCCTCATGGTCTTGGCTGCTTCCAATAAATGGAAAAGATGAGTGTGTTATTGCATAAGGTTTCGGACTCCGACTATCACCTAGGGGTAGTAGAGAAATCGTTGTAAAACAAGAGACTAAggcaaaataagtgaaaaaatggAAGACGACTTACCACTTCTGTTGTTTCAAAAGTCATGCAGTCTTGTATATGGAGAATGTGGCCAATAGCAGTGTCGGAGTACCATACAGAAGCCGTGTTGTGAAGGATCAACTGAGATTGTCGTCTATCTCGATTGGGATCCATTGAGTAATCGGAAAAAGTACCCCCATATTTTGTACTAAGGGCTCTCTTTCAGTGAACAAAATGATTCACTTCAGAAGCTTAGATATCTCATCCCGATTGAGGACATATGCTGACTTCAAACGAGGAAGAGAAGAAGCCATGCACTCGAACGATTCTTCGCTGAGGTTCTCCATAACGACGAAGGGTTTCCTCGTCTCATGATAAGCAATATCATCAACGGAAGGAAGTTTCTCATCTGACTCAAGAATGACAGTCGCTGCAGTAACAAAAGGTATTAGAACAGGTGGAGGAGCTAAAGCAGGTTTCAGACAAGCTTCTTGGAAAGGGTAGGATTGATAGTAATGGATTCGAACAGGTGCTTACACTATCTCTCACGAAATCCGGCCCTCAAGTTGGAAGTCATAtcctcatcatcttcttcttcttcctcacaAATAATACGGGGCACTACCCCATCAACTCCTGCTTCTGGTTTGTTgctagaagatgaagaagatagAGATGATAAAGAGGATAAAGTTGATAAAGAAGACGAGGATGTAGGAGGTGAAGTCCTCACCCTCCAAACAGGATGAGCAGCAGGTTCCTTCCTCTTTTGAGTGGGAGGACGGACAACGGAACTGGAGAATGGACGACCAGCAGTCGGAACTTGCCTCAATGTCCCTTCTTGACGTTTTCTCTCCCGCTCTTCTAAACGGGTCTAACGTGCCTCAGAATATGCCAAACGAGCAACCTCGTAGAATGGAAAATCCTTCAACACGAAGTGTTCACCAGGCACCAAAGACGGGAGAGCTAAACGAGGAAATACGGGGATGATGAACGGCTTAGGATTATCAATCAGCGCCAGCAAGTTCTTGTCTGATAAAAAAACCTTGTAAGCTCGTTTGCTCGTGTCTATCTCAAACAACTTGTTGAGCCGAGTGAAAGAAGACTTTTCCATCCACTCTACAAGGTGTTTTCGCCTCTCCTTGCCTGTATTACACAAACAAAGAGATCAGTAGTAAATTTACAACAAGGAATAAATAACTAcaagatacaaagaaagtgacaaaaacATATCCTATTCAGAATCTCCAACGAACGTTGTGGAGAAAAAACTCCGATTAATCCCTCAGACGAACCACTCCAAGAACCAAAGATTAGGACATACCCTTTGCCCAGCCTTTACATGAATCTGGAAGACCGGTCACCAGCTAGATGGAAGGAATATGGGCAAACAAGCTAAACCTTTCCTTTTGGCTCATCTTGACGGTATAAACAAACAAGACTTCCATCAAAGAGAGATCTAGTTGGAAGAGCATGTCCAACACACTACACCTTATCAAAACCCGAACAACGTTCGGATGAAGAAAACCTAGAGGGATTTGTGTGAAATGAAGAAACTACTTGAAAAGAGAAAGAATAAGTAGATGGAACCCAACGACGAATTATTCCTTAGTAAAATACATCATGTTGTTGGGAAGGTCAGCAAAGGATAGAGCCTCGCCATTTGTTGGTTGATCGAGATATTGTCTAGAATATGAAAACGAGCCTAAATTTTCCATTCGGATAGGACACCAACTGGACACTCCGATTTGAGGCGCCCGACTCTAGTGTTTTTTCATTCACTTTGCTAAGGCCTTCCACTGGTAGAAGCAACTCTTCCTTTTACCATTATGCTAAGTGGATTTGGGCCATGTGGAAACCTGCACGGGACAATGCAATTATAAAAACTAATCACCCGGCCCATCCGTCGTTCATCATTACCTCAACCATACAAAAAGGAGCCTAGACGAACCAAAAGCCTGAAACTAGATAGATTTGGCTACTGAAACTTACAAAGCAAGTCTCTTAACCAATGAAGCCAATGAAAGAGGAAGAATCGCTCTCATCGCCCCAACGTGACGACAACGAAACACATGAATTGACGACAAAAACGCAGATGCCTTGACAACACAGGAATGAAAGAGGAAACTAAAAAGCCCTAAATCCAACCCTAGACACATCCATGATCTCTCAAGCAAAGCATCCAAAAGAAGCAAAAACATGGAGAAAAACCTAAATCTAGACGTCAAGGTGTTCGTTTTCTCTCTAACCAAACAATCGTCGACACGACCCAAGCAAGAACAACAAGCATTGTAGAAGAAAGAGTGAACGATGGAAAACTTACCGGAGTCAGGAATGGACACCCGCTATCGGGGAATAAATCTACCAAGTCTAAAGACGAAGACAAAGGAAGTGAATAGCAGTGACCGATGGCAAACACAACGGCGGACGAGGAAAGCAAAAAGCAACAACTAGTGGCAAACACAGTGACAACAGAGGTGCAGCGCCGACAGTGATACTCCAAAGCGGGAAAAGGCTAAAAGGTGACCCAAAAAGTGTGGAGTCCCTCGATTTATAGGGATATAAAAACCTAGGTATTCCAAGGGACAAGTCGTCTGGAAACGCTTCCCAAAGCCAACTGAAGAGGTGTGTTGCCTGACAGGCAACCTTGATCGATGTGACCCATTAGTATATGAATATTAAACGTAGGATGATGCCTAtaaagattaaaagaaaataaagagaagaaaaattagaagagaaaataagCAAACTTTCAATGAACTTCACTAATTTAAATGCCCTTATATTTATAAAGTAAagttaataattatattaatttattctattgGTAATCCATACATCCATATGGGTAATTGTGTGATCATCTTAAACTCCCACGAGAATTTGTACACGCCTCCTCTTTAGATAACtatcatgttaaaaaaaaaaaaaaaaaaacctttttagctATGTTTAGTTGGCTAAATATATAAGATAGGATAGAATATTTTGAATATCATATATCATTAAATAGGATATGCATAttctaaaatatcattttcatggAATATGATATCCGAAAATAACATATCCATGGAGATATATTATGTAATGACTCACTTCCAACTAAGTAAATATTATCcattttaaaatggtttttacaactttaaaatatgtttacaaGATTAAGAAAAGCTTATACATATATAACGTGAGAAACTTTTTCTTCAATCCGATGTAGAATATCACAATTCTTCTATCATTTCCCACACAAACACGTCTCCATCCTATTTTATAGAATCATGGggtcaaacaaacaaataccCCTTATAGAGTCAAACAAACTTCAATATTAGAGTCATGGATTAATTAACTTTGATTCCATTTGTAATGACTCACTttcaaccatgtagatattatttactttaagCCCAACGGGCtctcacaattttaaaacatgtttaatagGAATATATATAGCGtcaaaatttttttcccttagcCGATATAAGATACCACTTTACCATGCCCTAAAACTCACTCTAAGGATATGATGATCATTTCACATCTCAAGCCCGAAGACTTAAAAGGCAAATGACTCAAATAATCATTTTGTAACTGAAAAGTCACTAATTACCAAATTCATCTTCAAAGTAAAACATATTAAATTCCTCAAAACTCAACTTTAACACATCAACCACtttatttaaatcattcaaataGTCATCAATTTATAACATTCAAACCACATGTCAAAATAAAAGTCTAAACCAAAAatccaaacataaaataattttcatgctAGCCATCACTTCTCATCTGAAATAAGAGTACATGAAAAATATCgacaaaaaaaatgaactcaAAACCCAATAAGAAATATTGATACAATTTCATggataaaaattttttaaatataattacaagtagaaaaatacaattttatagtttttttcataaataaataaataaataatcattggAGTTTAAACATGTTAAAACACCCAAAACTTTTCAATcaacaatttttcatatttatgttaatagcaatttcatatcaaatgaaatcaaatggtatcaaagtcgatCCCTGACTCTAGTGGTAGAATTTGTTTGGCCCCATAAGGGTTGTCTGGTTATGTGGTCCTACAATCTTATGGGACATGATGAGAATATCGTGTCTGCATAAAAAGTGATTATGATATCTCCCATCGAATAATGAAAACAcgctataagaaaaaaaaaatttctttatggTATCAATGTTGACACGGAGTGAAATTAAGTCAACATAAAAATTTAGGACAATGTTGACAATAGAAAAGAGTTACATTGATAGTAATTTAAAATAGCATCAACAAAACCCtaaatatctttttaatataaaactcTACTTCCGAACTCTTATTAATGGAGAGTTACATTGATAGTatttaaaataatgttgatataatcccaattattatttttttaatatacaacTCTATGCATGAATTCTTAGTATTGGAGTCTCTTTCTCTTCATGTGAACTCTTAGAATCCTTAGAATCATGAATCATTAAAAGGTTAAATCTAGTAACATAATATAAATCAATAGATGAAAAAATGATGAAACGAACTAAtaaggtgattttttttatatatataataaaagtaaGGCATGGGATCcataaaattatgaattattCAAATGATCCATTAAGTAAATGTGCAGGAGACCTTCTTGTAGAACCTTTGGCTTATAAATTGTCATGTCAATATTTCTTTTCAATAAACCATTTTTATTACAaagatattttctttctttcttcccctAAATTCTTTCAATAAACCATTTCATGGGtaccatattttatttcatctcCCTCACTTTTCTTTAgtaattcttaaattttattaggTTTGTAATTATAATGTTTTAGTATAcgggttaattttattaagacaTCCTTGGGTTTGGTGTAAATACACCTAACCACcattggttttaaattttgttaattgaCATCTCTATAAGTTTATttggtttataattttttttagagaggtTTTAAGTAAAAATCTTTTAGAGAAGAATATttaacaattctttaaaaactaaattttattctttaaaaaataaaatttatatatgaaatagtgttaattgacaaaatttaaaatctacCGGTGATTTACTGTATTTATAGTAAACCTCAAAGTCCAATGAAATGAACCCTTATCTCTCCACTATGCTCTTTCTTGTCCAATGAGGTTAAGGAAAGTGAATTAATATATATACCTACTAAAAGTATCCTCTTTTTCCAAAATGGGAttgacatttttcttctttttcactttaaaataCTCATACTCTCTACCAACCTCTCCCAACATTCATACAGCAAAAATCTTTAGGAAGAATGGCAGCTATGGGTGAAAATGGTGCTAGAAGACTTGCAGTAATGGTTATAACGCTTATCTTGCTTGCAGCAGCAGTCGCACGGGCTGACACAGATTGCGGTGCAATATGTGCGAGACAATGCAGAGATAGTCTCTTCCGTAAAGTTTGTCTCCAgaattgtttgaaaaaatgCAAACCTTCTTTCTCTGATGCCCACTTTGGCTGTACTCTTGGCTGCACAAAGTCAAAGTGTACCAACCTTGGCTCTGGTAtatgatctctctctctcactgtATATCGTCATGTGTGTGTGAACTAATTTGAAGAAGCAGTGTGAAAAACTAACCCTTTTTTTAGGGGAATACCGCTTAATTTTCAGGAAGATCAATCATCCATATTGAAATATAAGGACCCCAATTTACTATACTAATAAGAGTTTCTCCGTATTGCAAGTTTCTAATAGTATTGGCAATGTGGCAGGTGTTGATAAACTGGCCGGGTGTATGGATTCATGCTCCAAGAAATGCAGCGGGAATCCCTCTCCTTAGAAGTCCCATATCTACAAACTGAAACCAAAGCATGTATTAGTTACATGGCTATATATGTAGAATAAGAAAGCTATGGGATGTATCTAATATTTCTTGACTTCTTTCAATAATGTGGAGGAAAAATCAGTGAATGCTTCGTGGTTCTTCTATGGGTGTGCTTCCATTCGTTGTCACATTTTTTCTGAACTTTGTCATTTGTCTTTTTCTCATAGTTAAACGCATTGCATCAAGTTCATTAAAGCTATGTTTTGATTGGTCTAATATACCATGAGATGGATAAAAGAggaataatatattttattttatatttgattggtAGTGGGTTTGGTTAAGATATAATAAGTTATCCCCTCATTTGTACTTGTTATTCCATATTCCATATTCCACTAAATGAATATTTGTGTTATAATCAAGCCTAAGtcttgaaaaaggaaaaagaatggaTGAGATGTGGTTCCATTGGATCTAaaaaatcttgatttttttaacaTGAAGAAATCATGAAGTCATTGCAATTACCGGAAATACTAGGTCCACTAAAGGCATCAAAATAGAGGATAAGTTAAGAATCATCATAGAATAGGTACCTCgatttaatatttgtattaatatttgttattgttataaagatattttataataataaatataaaattcttatataaTTATACAAAGTATATCCAATGTGTATAAATATAGAATAAGTGCAAGGAATATAGTATTAAATAAATTCACTTATTCATCTTTTACatataatatatgtatgataGTCCACTTTATTATTATACTTCTTTTCTGATTTTATCTTATAATGTccattttattacaaaaatttgaattaaaatttaataaagattTTAATTCCCGAAAAAAATCGTATAATCTAATAGAGATTCTTAGTAAAAATGGGAATTTTTGGTAGATTTAGAAAAATGCGAGACTCTATATCTATAATCCATATTTCCTTATATTTAGGATAGGATAGatgatgaaatatattattcattatcttttttatatcatttttttcatgggaTATGTTAATTATATGTTAAACTTAAAagaaataactttatttttcgAATTTATTAAGTTCAAGTATAAACATAAAGGAGACTATACATGAGAGAAGATCTTGAAGTACGTGGCATACATTGTGGTAAACCTAAATCCTACAAGtttaaactttcaaaaaaattgtttgttcatcttctttcttttttatgattCTATAATTAAGAATGatgttttgtttcatttgcTAACACTTCTATCCTTAATATTATTGGGATAGATAggtaatttaagaaaaaattaatttaatatattttcatttctcaTAAACCATGAAATTATGACACTATTGTTGAtataaaacttttttctttacatttagTATTATCATTCTTGAAATTGAATGTATAGCTGAGAAGTACCCCTTTTATGGTCAATCTTAATattgtagaaattgattttattttgaccATATGGAGAGGAAAGTAAAACAATAACCATGTACACATACATATGGAATCGCTTATAACATGTAAGTATCTCTATCTttaccaaaaggaaaaaatttataaattttgaaacttggtttttttttatttattttttaattaaaaaactgaTAAATCCGGATAAAAAGAGttgtagaaaatttttatttgctagtccactttttattttcttcattttttattttttttcattttttcctctcatttttttGAGATTCAAGCATGAATATACTTATTTAGATCCAATTGGTAACTCAAGAGTTGGTTTCAACTGTGTGGAATCTACTAGTGGAGGATGCATGGGTTTGTTTCAACCATTTAAACCAATAAATCAAGGATTCAAGGCTTTGTTTCAACTGTCCATAGCCTATAAATCAAGGCCCGTATCAAATTGCatacaataaattttcaaaaaaaaaaaaaaaaaacaaaacaaaaaggaaaatggcagcTCTGAGCCAAAATGGTGGTAGTAGATTTGTGGCAATGGCTATGATCC from Vitis vinifera cultivar Pinot Noir 40024 chromosome 9, ASM3070453v1 includes these protein-coding regions:
- the LOC109123196 gene encoding uncharacterized protein LOC109123196 — its product is MFLGRMTAMSETGARKLAVMVITLILLAAAVAQADTDCSSKCARQCSYSLFPTTCLQGCFKKCKHSFSVALFGIGCTFGCTNSKCAHLGSVWQMLINWLGAWTHAPRNAAGIPLLRSPICTDWEESIY